One stretch of Streptomyces sp. MMBL 11-1 DNA includes these proteins:
- a CDS encoding right-handed parallel beta-helix repeat-containing protein, whose amino-acid sequence MSRQVLSVGPADRFSTIGEALAAARTGALISVRPGTYAENLVIHTRVTLTAAEGRGTVEIRPRTGSVIALRADAVMFSELTLRGGDAELPAVDVRRGQAAFDGCEIVGAAWTAMLAGGTGSLALRDCRVSNPQGAGIVITSTTPTTVESCTLEHLGTSGIVLAEQGEARVRDCTVRGARGNGLLANGETRGTVEDCDISSTDKPSIALEGDSAVSVVRTVVHDTSTGVHLSSAGRTTLEDVRVTGASGNGIALAQGADPVLRRCRVSRVRGHGVVVTDRACGTFEDCWVDGAQGAALRVAGASSPALTGLTVRDCEGAGLLLEEDSAPELDRLEVIGSSPAVAVLGGANPLLRRARLVEPAGDGIVATRDARGRVEDCEIVRPRGAGVRVASGSTLYLAGGGVSDTATCGLVVEDGGNVTVRDFRVEISGEEGVVVAAGGELTANRTSVHAPKGHGFLLREGALASLSGCEANGGAQDGFRVESTSPVSLVNCAARENEGGGLVQTAPGERLAVEGLNSVGNGKRDAWGSGSAENTDPAGSGAADAPPPDRPDGPLGALNALIGLENVKQQVGTLVNLTQLAQRREQLGMPAPPMSRHLVFAGPPGTGKTTVARLYGAILAELGSLRSGHLVEVARADLVAQVVGGTAIKTSETFQRALGGVLFIDEAYTLTSDSGNGGADFGREAVDTLLKLMEDHRDDVVVVAAGYSREMDSFLGSNPGLASRFSRTVEFENYSVPDLVAIMESMCAQHQYELGEGTAEALAAHFGAMPRDAGFGNGRAARGVFEEMVDRQAVRLSAQPQVGEHDLRLLLPDDVSATAAASAAETAAPADDPLTRLGDMIGLAEVKREVADLVNLITTARHRAAAGLPVPSLSNHLVFTGPPGTGKTTVARLYGEVLTQLGVLERGQLIEAARADLVGRYIGHTAQLTREAFERARGGVLFIDEAYTLTPRGGGADFGQEAVDTLLKLMEDHRDEVVVIVAGYTDEMERFLASNPGLSSRFPRRISFADYSSEELVTIVRAQAANMGYECGPGTGPLLKECFDAVPRDRSFGNARLARQVVESMVTRQAGRLSSLAAPTLEDLRVLLPADVTAAAPKVVPR is encoded by the coding sequence GTGTCGCGCCAGGTACTGTCGGTCGGCCCCGCGGACCGCTTTTCCACGATCGGTGAGGCGCTCGCCGCCGCCCGTACCGGTGCGCTCATCAGCGTCCGGCCCGGAACGTACGCGGAGAACCTGGTGATCCACACCCGGGTCACCCTCACCGCGGCCGAGGGACGGGGCACGGTGGAGATCCGGCCGCGCACGGGCAGCGTCATCGCCCTGCGCGCCGACGCCGTCATGTTCTCCGAACTCACCCTGCGCGGCGGCGACGCCGAGCTGCCCGCCGTGGACGTGCGGCGCGGTCAGGCCGCTTTCGACGGGTGTGAGATCGTCGGCGCCGCCTGGACCGCGATGCTGGCCGGCGGGACCGGCTCCCTCGCGCTGCGCGACTGCCGGGTGAGCAACCCGCAGGGCGCGGGCATCGTGATCACCTCCACCACCCCCACCACCGTCGAGTCCTGCACGCTCGAACACCTCGGGACCAGCGGTATCGTCCTCGCAGAACAGGGCGAGGCGCGCGTCCGCGACTGCACGGTACGGGGCGCCCGCGGCAACGGCCTGCTCGCCAACGGCGAGACCCGTGGCACCGTCGAGGACTGCGACATCTCCTCCACCGACAAGCCCTCCATCGCCCTGGAGGGAGACTCCGCCGTCTCGGTCGTCCGGACCGTGGTGCACGACACCAGCACCGGCGTGCACCTGAGCAGCGCGGGCCGCACCACCCTGGAGGACGTCCGCGTGACCGGCGCCTCCGGCAACGGGATCGCCCTGGCCCAGGGCGCCGACCCCGTACTGCGCCGCTGCCGCGTCTCGCGCGTGCGCGGCCACGGCGTGGTCGTCACCGACCGGGCGTGCGGCACCTTCGAGGACTGCTGGGTGGACGGCGCGCAGGGGGCGGCGCTGCGCGTCGCCGGGGCGTCCTCCCCGGCGCTGACCGGCCTGACCGTCCGCGACTGCGAGGGGGCCGGGCTGCTCCTGGAGGAGGACTCGGCACCCGAGCTGGACCGTCTGGAGGTGATCGGCTCCTCGCCCGCCGTCGCCGTGCTCGGCGGCGCCAACCCGCTGTTGCGCCGGGCTCGGCTGGTGGAGCCCGCCGGCGACGGCATCGTGGCCACCCGGGACGCCCGGGGCCGCGTCGAGGACTGCGAGATCGTCCGGCCGAGGGGCGCCGGTGTCCGGGTGGCTTCCGGCTCCACGCTCTACCTGGCCGGCGGCGGGGTCTCCGACACGGCCACCTGTGGCCTGGTCGTGGAGGACGGCGGCAACGTCACCGTCCGCGACTTCCGCGTCGAGATATCCGGTGAGGAGGGTGTGGTCGTCGCCGCCGGCGGCGAGCTGACCGCCAACCGCACCTCGGTGCACGCACCCAAGGGCCACGGCTTCCTGCTCCGTGAGGGCGCGCTCGCCTCGCTCAGCGGCTGCGAGGCGAACGGCGGTGCGCAGGACGGCTTCCGGGTGGAGTCCACTTCCCCCGTCTCGCTCGTCAACTGCGCCGCCCGGGAGAACGAGGGCGGCGGCCTGGTGCAGACCGCCCCCGGCGAACGGCTCGCCGTGGAGGGCCTGAACAGCGTCGGCAACGGCAAGCGGGACGCCTGGGGCAGCGGCAGCGCCGAGAACACCGACCCGGCGGGTTCCGGCGCGGCCGACGCACCCCCGCCGGACCGCCCGGACGGCCCGCTCGGCGCTCTCAACGCGCTCATCGGCCTGGAGAACGTCAAGCAGCAGGTGGGCACCCTGGTCAACCTCACCCAGCTTGCCCAGCGCCGCGAACAACTCGGCATGCCCGCACCGCCGATGAGCAGACACCTGGTCTTCGCCGGCCCGCCCGGCACCGGCAAGACCACGGTCGCCCGCCTCTACGGGGCGATCCTGGCCGAGCTGGGTTCGCTGCGCAGCGGGCACCTGGTGGAGGTCGCACGGGCCGACCTGGTCGCCCAGGTCGTCGGCGGCACCGCCATCAAGACCTCCGAGACCTTCCAACGGGCTCTGGGAGGCGTGCTCTTCATCGATGAGGCGTACACCCTCACCTCGGACAGCGGCAATGGTGGCGCCGACTTCGGACGCGAGGCCGTGGACACCCTGCTGAAACTCATGGAGGACCACCGCGACGACGTGGTGGTGGTCGCGGCCGGCTACTCCCGCGAGATGGACTCCTTCCTCGGCTCCAACCCGGGCCTGGCGTCCCGCTTCTCACGGACCGTCGAGTTCGAGAACTACTCGGTCCCCGACCTGGTCGCGATCATGGAGAGCATGTGCGCCCAGCACCAGTACGAGCTCGGCGAGGGAACCGCCGAGGCGCTGGCCGCGCACTTCGGCGCGATGCCCCGGGACGCCGGGTTCGGCAACGGCCGTGCCGCACGCGGAGTGTTCGAGGAGATGGTGGACCGGCAGGCGGTCCGGCTCTCCGCGCAGCCCCAGGTCGGCGAGCACGATCTGCGGCTGCTGCTGCCCGACGACGTCTCCGCCACCGCCGCCGCGTCCGCCGCGGAGACCGCCGCACCGGCCGACGACCCGCTCACCCGCCTCGGTGACATGATCGGCCTTGCCGAGGTGAAGCGCGAGGTCGCGGACCTGGTCAACCTCATCACCACCGCCCGGCACCGGGCCGCCGCCGGGCTGCCCGTCCCCTCGCTCAGCAACCACCTGGTCTTCACCGGTCCGCCCGGCACCGGCAAGACCACCGTCGCCCGGCTCTACGGGGAGGTGCTGACCCAGCTCGGCGTCCTGGAACGCGGCCAGTTGATCGAGGCGGCCCGCGCCGACCTCGTCGGCCGCTACATCGGCCACACCGCCCAGTTGACCCGAGAGGCCTTCGAACGCGCGCGCGGCGGTGTGCTGTTCATCGACGAGGCGTACACCCTCACCCCGCGCGGCGGGGGTGCCGACTTCGGTCAGGAAGCGGTGGACACCCTGCTGAAACTGATGGAGGACCACCGCGACGAGGTCGTCGTCATCGTCGCGGGCTACACCGACGAGATGGAACGCTTCCTCGCCTCCAACCCGGGTCTCTCCTCCCGCTTCCCGCGTCGGATCTCCTTCGCCGACTACTCCTCCGAGGAACTGGTCACCATCGTGCGCGCCCAGGCCGCGAACATGGGGTACGAGTGCGGGCCCGGCACCGGCCCCCTGCTCAAGGAGTGCTTCGACGCGGTGCCCCGCGACCGCTCCTTCGGCAACGCCCGCCTGGCCCGCCAGGTCGTCGAGTCGATGGTCACCCGCCAGGCGGGCAGGCTCAGTTCGCTGGCCGCGCCCACCCTGGAAGACCTGCGCGTCCTTCTCCCGGCGGACGTCACGGCCGCGGCACCGAAGGTGGTCCCCCGATGA
- a CDS encoding RICIN domain-containing protein → MTRSSQQTPASQGARVEPGGESEGTVANAAAPGPEGPAAPAVPDEPVAPGPKAPESETSAERENPGAADTTVTDPGATVPGPRAGTTDGGSGATATGPAPGLSASAAAQSRLPSLVRTMTATAIDRPQPQAGPVGRPGRAVLAGAAVAGALLVSVPFLVPAGNDDEGPEQPSTAAAGTVLDGSGQEAPGEFAVTAPGTSPPADDRGDAGKQGKQAKPAGPVRQSSLPAPASGGDEDGAKEKADDAPEDPPEKADSPQARPEKADGAKSRPAEAAPAVTLSGPVSFRSHLSGRCIDVPGHNFNDGRPLFMWDCNGADAQKWRFASDGTIRVKDKCLDVANANFNDGTPIQIAWCNGADAQKFALNAAHDLVNTAVGKCVDIPDHSRNRGPETYLILWTCTGLDNQKWSV, encoded by the coding sequence GTGACGCGTTCGTCCCAGCAGACCCCCGCCTCCCAGGGCGCTCGGGTGGAGCCCGGCGGCGAGAGCGAGGGGACTGTCGCGAACGCCGCCGCCCCCGGACCCGAGGGGCCTGCGGCTCCCGCTGTGCCCGATGAGCCCGTAGCGCCCGGTCCGAAGGCCCCGGAGAGCGAGACGTCCGCAGAGCGGGAGAACCCCGGGGCCGCGGACACCACCGTCACCGACCCGGGGGCCACGGTCCCCGGACCCAGGGCCGGAACGACCGATGGCGGGTCCGGAGCCACCGCCACCGGCCCCGCCCCCGGCCTCAGTGCCTCCGCCGCCGCGCAGAGCCGGCTCCCCTCCCTCGTACGGACCATGACCGCCACCGCCATCGACCGGCCGCAGCCGCAGGCCGGGCCTGTCGGGCGGCCGGGCAGGGCCGTGCTGGCCGGGGCCGCGGTCGCGGGCGCGCTCCTCGTGTCCGTGCCCTTCCTCGTGCCGGCCGGGAATGACGACGAGGGGCCCGAGCAGCCGTCGACGGCGGCGGCCGGGACCGTGCTGGACGGCAGCGGCCAGGAGGCGCCGGGAGAGTTCGCCGTCACCGCGCCCGGGACCAGCCCCCCGGCCGACGACAGGGGCGACGCGGGAAAGCAGGGAAAGCAGGCGAAGCCCGCCGGGCCCGTGCGGCAGTCTTCCCTGCCCGCCCCCGCATCGGGCGGGGACGAGGACGGGGCGAAGGAGAAGGCGGACGACGCCCCCGAGGACCCGCCGGAGAAGGCAGACAGCCCACAGGCGCGGCCGGAGAAGGCCGACGGCGCGAAGAGCCGGCCTGCCGAGGCCGCCCCCGCGGTGACCCTCAGCGGGCCCGTCTCCTTCCGCAGCCACCTCTCCGGCCGCTGCATCGACGTCCCCGGCCACAACTTCAACGACGGCCGGCCCTTGTTCATGTGGGACTGCAACGGCGCCGACGCCCAGAAGTGGCGGTTCGCCTCCGACGGCACGATTCGGGTCAAGGACAAGTGCCTGGACGTCGCCAACGCGAACTTCAACGACGGCACGCCCATCCAGATCGCCTGGTGCAACGGGGCGGACGCCCAGAAGTTCGCCCTCAACGCCGCTCACGATCTGGTCAACACCGCCGTCGGCAAGTGCGTCGACATCCCGGACCACAGCCGGAACAGGGGCCCGGAGACCTACCTGATCCTGTGGACCTGCACGGGTCTCGACAACCAGAAGTGGAGCGTCTGA
- a CDS encoding type VII secretion system-associated protein — protein MGGQDVPFGVSGAPGATGSAEVVDASVVPDAVKDAARRAPGHWVGIVDPEWAEERTPPQWAVLGEWRSDEDGGVGEYRANPAYRPSARVLGWPEPTDPVDAAAQRAATGYGSVDAALEALAEAEITVVRGPDGGPLTAAGRDGSPVMLLFTSPTHEFMSPALHHDSLRARELARSLRATDVLLMVNAGAAAPLLVPADSLLGPVSGPDGHSSADPRPPTTGRTP, from the coding sequence GTGGGTGGACAGGATGTTCCGTTCGGCGTTTCCGGTGCCCCTGGAGCGACCGGCTCGGCCGAGGTGGTCGACGCCTCCGTGGTGCCCGATGCCGTGAAGGACGCAGCCCGGCGGGCGCCGGGGCACTGGGTCGGGATCGTCGACCCGGAGTGGGCCGAGGAGCGGACGCCGCCCCAGTGGGCTGTGCTGGGGGAGTGGCGGTCGGACGAGGACGGGGGCGTCGGGGAGTACCGCGCCAACCCGGCGTACCGGCCCTCGGCCCGGGTTCTCGGGTGGCCGGAGCCCACTGATCCGGTGGACGCGGCAGCCCAGCGTGCCGCTACCGGGTACGGCTCGGTGGACGCGGCGCTGGAGGCCCTCGCGGAGGCGGAGATCACCGTCGTGCGCGGGCCGGACGGCGGTCCGCTCACGGCGGCCGGGCGGGACGGGTCCCCGGTGATGTTGTTGTTCACCTCGCCCACTCATGAATTCATGTCCCCGGCACTTCACCATGACAGCCTTCGCGCCAGGGAGTTGGCCAGGTCGTTGAGGGCTACCGACGTCCTGTTGATGGTCAACGCCGGGGCCGCGGCTCCGCTGCTCGTCCCGGCCGACAGCCTTCTCGGACCCGTGAGCGGGCCGGACGGCCACAGCTCGGCCGACCCCCGCCCCCCAACCACAGGGAGGACCCCGTGA
- a CDS encoding mannose-binding protein — MSPEHPTPGATTAAATARAEESSSPPPTTPAAPTHTPAPATGAEPATTPAGEQAAASEPSATAKPAEEPEAPEARAEGHGVAAAIGTTPETRTVTAVDRGRPRTPVLAGAAFIGAALVAIPVLLMGSANDDEPRDTATTPVAGSADTVLNPASAPAALDDYVAAKPTPSPTERAKAAPAKTAAAPVAPAPMPKSGTSAPAEKPKASPKPKPKAKPTPKPKVAPKPNWGSQTVSATSSIGVGQSWATNRIRMTMQPDGNLVVYNEQNKPIWAAMTFGENHRAIFQPDGNLVIHNGDDRAIWASKTHDFGGARMVLRPDAKVVIVHNGRVVWST, encoded by the coding sequence ATGTCCCCCGAGCACCCCACCCCCGGCGCCACCACCGCGGCAGCCACCGCCCGCGCGGAGGAGTCCAGCTCCCCGCCCCCCACCACACCTGCGGCACCGACGCATACCCCTGCCCCCGCCACCGGGGCGGAGCCCGCCACGACGCCGGCCGGAGAGCAGGCCGCCGCGTCCGAGCCCTCGGCCACGGCGAAACCGGCCGAGGAGCCGGAAGCACCCGAGGCCCGCGCCGAGGGACACGGAGTGGCAGCCGCCATCGGCACGACGCCGGAGACCCGGACCGTCACGGCTGTCGACAGGGGACGCCCCCGCACACCGGTCCTGGCGGGTGCCGCGTTCATCGGGGCCGCCCTGGTCGCGATACCCGTGCTGTTGATGGGCAGCGCGAACGACGACGAGCCCCGTGACACCGCCACAACCCCGGTCGCGGGGAGCGCCGACACGGTCCTCAACCCCGCCTCGGCCCCGGCCGCCCTGGACGACTACGTGGCGGCGAAGCCCACCCCGTCCCCGACGGAACGGGCGAAGGCCGCCCCGGCGAAGACCGCGGCCGCACCCGTGGCACCCGCACCCATGCCGAAGTCCGGCACGAGCGCCCCCGCCGAAAAGCCGAAAGCCTCACCGAAGCCGAAGCCGAAAGCGAAGCCGACGCCGAAGCCGAAGGTTGCCCCGAAGCCGAACTGGGGCTCCCAGACGGTCTCCGCGACCAGCTCCATCGGGGTCGGCCAGTCCTGGGCCACCAACCGCATCCGCATGACGATGCAGCCGGACGGCAACCTCGTCGTCTACAACGAGCAGAACAAACCGATCTGGGCCGCCATGACTTTCGGCGAGAACCACCGGGCCATCTTCCAGCCCGACGGCAACCTGGTCATCCACAACGGCGACGACCGAGCCATCTGGGCCTCCAAGACGCACGACTTCGGCGGCGCCCGGATGGTCCTGAGGCCCGACGCCAAGGTGGTCATCGTGCACAACGGCAGGGTGGTCTGGTCGACCTGA
- a CDS encoding peptidase inhibitor family I36 protein, which produces MHVKLATLGSAAALVLALGTTSAQPASAVPAAGWDRCPSGSFCIFDGVNGTGTIAWFRSGSPDLRGQSMDNRTSSYWNRSGDQWALYDGYNYGSGCFTVYPGAQTNLPDRFPSQNDKFSSLQKGGCG; this is translated from the coding sequence ATGCACGTGAAGCTTGCGACGCTCGGTTCCGCAGCCGCCCTCGTCCTCGCTCTTGGCACGACTTCGGCGCAGCCAGCATCGGCCGTCCCGGCAGCCGGGTGGGACCGCTGCCCCAGCGGTTCCTTCTGCATCTTCGACGGGGTCAACGGAACCGGGACGATCGCCTGGTTCCGCTCCGGGTCGCCGGACCTGCGAGGCCAGTCCATGGACAACCGGACCTCCTCGTACTGGAACCGCAGCGGGGACCAGTGGGCCCTGTACGACGGTTACAACTACGGCTCAGGCTGCTTCACCGTCTACCCTGGCGCTCAGACGAACCTGCCCGACCGGTTCCCCTCACAAAACGACAAGTTCAGCTCGCTGCAGAAGGGCGGTTGCGGCTGA
- a CDS encoding ArsR/SmtB family transcription factor, with protein MSLMGNTADLDEAVENFLAAPRDLLRAELENLRIGPAHRNWARKLADGDREARLQVATALRTCHAVTVAPYWPRLRRFLASVRERHVGAMGEGGTERLLESLDPALVRWRPPVLEVHHSREADVVLGGRGLVISSAVFSSHQAEVLACPGDSAQAPVLALPAFGADPPPAYLWSVGDTEGRPLEELLGRTRTAVLEALADGCSSTGCSTTDLARRVRVSASSVSQHATVLRRAGLITTGRDGKAVRHTLTTLGAALLESGIPHRLRDTVDPTGTLDFAALPDPGEAARPCVKSGSWTVDDHGHGSGRSHR; from the coding sequence ATGAGCCTGATGGGAAACACGGCGGACCTCGACGAGGCGGTGGAGAACTTCCTGGCGGCTCCGCGGGATCTGCTGCGCGCGGAGCTGGAGAACCTCCGTATCGGGCCCGCCCACCGCAACTGGGCTCGGAAGCTGGCGGATGGCGACCGCGAGGCCCGGCTCCAGGTGGCTACGGCGCTGCGGACATGTCACGCGGTGACCGTCGCGCCGTACTGGCCACGCCTGCGCAGGTTCCTCGCCTCCGTGCGGGAAAGGCACGTGGGAGCGATGGGCGAGGGCGGGACCGAGCGGTTGCTGGAGTCGCTCGATCCGGCCCTGGTGCGCTGGCGGCCGCCGGTGCTCGAAGTCCACCACAGCCGCGAGGCCGATGTGGTCTTGGGCGGACGCGGCTTGGTCATCTCCTCGGCCGTGTTCTCGTCGCACCAAGCCGAAGTGCTGGCCTGCCCCGGGGACTCGGCGCAGGCACCGGTCCTTGCCCTGCCCGCCTTCGGGGCAGATCCGCCGCCGGCGTACCTGTGGAGCGTCGGTGACACAGAGGGCCGACCGCTGGAGGAGCTGCTGGGCCGCACGCGGACAGCGGTGCTCGAAGCGCTGGCGGACGGTTGCTCTTCCACCGGATGCAGCACCACTGACCTGGCTCGCCGGGTACGCGTATCTGCCAGCTCCGTGAGCCAGCACGCGACCGTGCTCCGCAGAGCCGGCCTGATCACCACCGGCCGCGACGGAAAGGCCGTCCGCCACACGCTGACCACGCTCGGCGCAGCACTGCTGGAATCCGGTATCCCCCACCGGCTCCGCGACACGGTCGACCCGACCGGCACCCTCGACTTCGCTGCCCTGCCAGATCCGGGGGAAGCTGCTAGGCCGTGTGTCAAAAGTGGATCTTGGACTGTGGATGATCACGGTCATGGGTCGGGGAGATCTCACAGATGA